CAAGGTCGCCGACGAGCTCGCCGCGCTGAAGGCCGCGCAGGCCAAGAAATAAGGAGCCGGACCGATGGAAGAAGTCATCATCGTCCCGATCGTCATCGGAACGCTCTTCCTCGGTCTGCCCTGGCTGATCCTCCACTATATCACCAAGTGGAAACAGGCCAAGACGCTGACCGGAGAAGATGAACAGCTGCTCGACGAACTTTACGATACGGCCAGACGGCTCGAGAATCGTCTACATACCGTCGAACGGATTATCAGCGCCGACCATCCCGACTTCCGCCCCGCGGTACGCAGCGATGAAGAGCTGGCGCAGCTTGAAAACATAAACCGGAGGAACTGAGATGTCTGCCAGCCGCACCAAATTCTACCTCGACAAACAGAACGCCAAATGGAGCGGCGTATGTTCGGGAATCGCGGACTATAGCGGGATCGACGTGCTCTGGGTTCGCGTCGGCGCCGTGCTGCTCACCCTGATGGGCGGCTTTCCCTGGACGTTGATCGCTTACTGGATGGTCGCCTGGATGGGATCGCCCAAGCCTTTCGCGCTATACGGATCGCAGGAAGAAGCCAAGTTCTGGCAAGGGGTGCGCAGCAACCCCGCCGCGTCGACCCGCGACATCAAGTCGCGCTTTCGCGACATCGATCGCCGGCTTGCCGACATCGAACTTTACTACACCAGTCACAACCGTCGGCTCGCCGACGAGATTGAAAGCCTGCGCTGAGCGGCGGCTGAAACGCAACAGGGAGACTTTTCATGAATTTCGGTGGCACCACCTTCGTCCTCGCCATCATCGCCCTGTCGATCGGCGGCTGGATGTTCACCACCTGGATCCGCGCCAAGCATGGCTATCCGGTCGAAAATGAATGGGGTGGCACGGTTCATCGAACCGACCCCGACGCTGATCGAAAAATCAGGCTCCTGACCGACGACAATGCCAAGCTCGCCAGCCAGGTCAGCCGGCTGGAGGAACGGATCGCGGTGCTCGAAAGGATCGCGACCGAAGAGGGCGGCAAAGCGGCACAGCTTGCCGATCAGATCGACCGCCTGCGCTGAGGGGAAAAATGATGAATCTCGATGTTCTGAATGCCATTGCACCCGTGGCGGCCCTCGTCGGCCTCGCCGGGGTCGCGGGTTGGGTTTTCACCACCTGGCTGCGCGTCAAGAACGGCTATCCGCTCGAAAACAGCTGGGGCAAGGCGGTCTATCCGCGCACCAATGACGAAGCGATGGAGCGCGTGAAGCTGATCAGTCAGGAAAATGCCCAGCTGCGCGCCGAGCTTGGCTCGGTGAAGGACCGGCTGGCGGTGGTCGAGCGCATCGTCACCGACGAGAGCCACCGCGTCGCGGCCGAGATCGAGGCGCTGCGGCGTCCCGCGAACTGAGGAGATAGGTAGATGGAAACGATCATCATCCTGTTCATCGTCGTCGGCCTGCCGGTCACGCTCGGCATCGGCTACGCCGCCTATGAACGTCACCTCAAGTTCAAGGAACGGCAGTTCCAGGCGATCAGCAGCGAGACGGCGGAAAAGGCCGCGCAATATGCGGTGCACACCGAACGGCTCGAACAACGCGTCCGCGTGCTCGAACGCATCGTGACCGACAAGGGAATTGACGTCGCCGACGAGATCGAAAAGCTGCGCGACGCCCCGCTCAACTGACGCAACGATAAAAGCAGGAAAGGAACCTCCCCATGGGTCCGTTTGAAATGGTCGTCGGCATCGTCCTCATCGTGACGATCGGCAGCATTATCCGCGCCAGGTACGGCATCCGGCGCGACCGCCACGGCAACGGCCATGTCGCCGGACACGACGTCGAGACCAAGGCGCTGCAGGCCGAAATCCGCGCGCTCAAGGAGCGCATTCAGGTGCTCGAACGCATCGCCACCGACCATAATCGCGCCGTCACGCTCGACCAGGAAATCGAGAAGCTGCGCGACGGCAGCAAGATCTGAACGCCGGTAAAGGAGCAACGCTCATGGCTTTCATCACTCCCGACCTCACCACCGCCGCGATCGCGCTGACCGCGCTCACCATCGTCAGTCTCGTCGCGCTGCGCGGCTGGCGCGACTGGATCCAGCTCAAGCGCGAGGAGCTCGCCGCGGGTCACACCCAGCTGGCGCACGATCCCACGGTGCCGCACGCCGGATCACGGATCGAGATTGCCGACCTCAAGGAACGGCTGCGCAAGCTGGAAGCGATCGCGGCAGGGGTCGATCTGTAAGACTTTGGTCTGGTAAATGGCCGTTCGCATCGAGCGAAGTCGAGATGCCCCGCGGCCCGGCGCACGGTTGCAGGGTGTCTCGACTTCGCTCGACACGAACGGAAGTATAGGTTTGCGCCCCTTCCAACGCCCGGCAAAATCTGCCACTGCCCGCGCCCATGCGCAGCCTTTCCGACATTTTCGAAGAATATGAGTTTCTCGACGGTGACGACCGCTATCGCCTGCTGATCGAACTCGGCCGCGAACTGGAGCCGATGCCCGATGCGCTCAAGACCGACGCGACGCTGGTGCGCGGCTGTTCGGCGAGCGTGTGGGTCTATCCGGTACCGCGGGACGACGGCCGCCTGCATTTCCTTGCCGACAGCAATGCCGCGATCACCAAGGGCATCGTCGCGCTCGTCCTCGCCGCGGTGCAGGACAAGCCCGCGGCCGAGGTCGCCGACATGGACGTCGCCGCCGCGCTCGCGCCCTTCGACCTGACGCGCCAGCTTTCGTCGAACCGCACGCAGGGCGTGCCCAACATGATCGCGCTCGTCCGGGACACCGCCCGCCGCCTCGCCGCGGGCTGACCGGTCAGTTCGAAAGCTCGCGCAGCAGGCTGTCCCAATGCGCGAGCGCCGGGGCAATCGCCGCGACGGGGACGCGCTCGTTGAGTCCGTGGGCAAAGCTGTCGCTCGCTTTCGAGAACAGCCCGGCGACGCCGTAACTCGGCACGCCGTTCATGCGGAAATGATAGCTGTCGGTCGCCCCCGCGCTCATCGACGGGATGATCGGCAGGCCCGGCGCGCGCGCGTGGACGGCTTTCTTCACCGCCGCCATCACATCGGCGCGGAGCGGCGAGGCGTCGCTGGCGCTTGCGTCGGGATCGGTCAGCACCTTGACCGCGGGGTCGGCGATGACGCGCTCCAGCTCGGAACGCACCGCCTCGACCGCGACGCCGGGAAAGATACGGCAGTTGATGTTCGCCGTCGCGCGCTGCGGCAGCGCATTTTCGGCGTGCCCGCCCTTCACCAGCGTCGGCACGCAGGTGGTGCCGATCTGCCCGACATATTCGGGATCGGCGCGAATCGTCGCGATCGCCTTGGTATCGGTCGGGTCGGCGGCAAAGGTCTTCAGCGCCGCCCCGATCTCGCCGCCGACCCGATCGGCGACGATCGGCAGGCCGATCCGGGTCAGCTCGTTGACCTGCGGCCGGAAGCGATAGGCGCCGACCTTGACCAGGGCATCGGCAAGCTGAACGATCGCGTTGACCGGCGACGGGCGCGAGCTGTGGCCGCCGGCATTGGTCACCTCCAGCGTGAAATCGGCATAGGTCTTCTCGCCCGCTTGCAGGCTGTAGTATTGCGGCTTGCCGTCTTCGCCGATCAGCCCGCCGCCGCCGTCGCCGTTTAGCGCGAACTCGGCGTTGCGATACTTGGCGGCAAGCGCACGCGTCGTCGCCATTTCGGTTTCCTCGTCACCCGTCAGCAGCAGGATGATCGACCGCTTCGGCTTGAACCCGTCGCGCTTCAGCTGCGCCATCGTCGCGACCATCATCGCGATGTCGAACTTGTTGTCTTCCGACCCGCGCCCGAAAATATAGCCCTCCTCCTCGACCGGCAGGAAGGGATCGCGCGTCCAGTCCTTCGGGTCAGCCTCGACGACATCCATATGACCGAGCAGCAGGATGGGTTTTTTGTCGGTCGTGCCGCGCAGCGTGACCGCCAGCGTCGCCGTCTCGCCCATCGGGGTGATTTCGATGTCGGCGTCGGCATAGCCCGCGGCCTTGAGCACCCCGGCGTAATAGGCGGCAAGTTCGGGCACCTTGCCGCGGCCCTTGACCGTCGGGATCGCGATGCTGTCCTTCAATATCTGCTTCGCGGCTGCGGCGTCGGCGGGTTTGGCGTGGGCGGGCGCGGCGGCGACAAGCGCGGCGGCGAGGGCGAGCGGCAGGGACAGGTTGCGCATGAAAAGCAGTTAAGCGGCTTCGCCCGATGGCGGCAAGAGCCAATGTCCCGCCTTGCCCGTTCGCGAGCAAAGGGCATCGCCGAATCGGCTTGACTGATGCTCGTTTCGATATAAATATGATATCATCTTTATATCGACTCGGAGGGATTTATGGTCGAGAGTGGGGCACCGGCGCTCAATCGCAGCCGCGAAACGCGCGCCAATACGCAAAGCGGCTATTGGATGCTGTTCATCTGGCTGGTGCTGCTCGGCATCGCCGTCTGGGCGGCGATCACCAATGCCAACGCCGACGTGGTGATGGCATGGAAATGGATCGTCGCGGCCACCGCCGCGGTCGTCGGCACGCTCATCCTTTGCGGCTTTTATCTCATCAACCCCAATGAAGCCGCGGCGATCCAGCTGTTCGGCGCATATAAGGGCACCGACCGGCAGGAAGGGCTGCGCTGGGTGCTCCCCTGGCTGACGCGCAAGAAGATCGCGGTGCGCGCGAACAACGTCATTTCGGACAAGATCAAGGTCAACGACCTGCGCGGCAACCCGATCGAGATGGCGGCGCAGGTCGTGTGGCGCGTCACCGACACCGCGCAGGCGCTGTTCGACGTCGACGATTACAAGGAGTTCGTCATGGCGCAGATCGAGGCGGCGGTGCGCTCGATCGGCTCGCGCTACCCCTATGACGATATCGAACATCAGGAAGTCACGTTGCGTGGCAACCATGAAGAGGTCGGCGCCGAGCTGCGCAAGGCACTGATCGAGCGGTTGACCGTCGCGGGCATCACCGTCGACGAATGCGGCCTCACCCACCTCGCTTATGCGCCCGAGATCGCGGGGGCGATGCTCCGCCGCCAACAGGCCGAAGCGGTGATCGCCGCGCGCAAGAAGCTGGTCGAGGGCGCGGTGACGATGGTCGAAATGGCACTCCAGCACCTGTCGGACAAAAAGGTCGTCGACCTCGACGACGAGCGCAAGGCGGCGATGGTGTCGAACCTGATGGTCGTGCTGTGCGGCGAACGCGATACGCAGCCGGTCGTCAACGCCGGCTCGCTTTACTGAGGCGCGCCGGACGCGAACGATGACCGGTTCTGCCAAAAAGGCCTTTGCCCTTCGCCTTGATCCCGCGCTGTTCGCCGCGGTCGAGCGGATGGCCGCGGCCGACCTGCGCAGCGCCAACGCCGAGATCGAAGTGCTGCTGCGCGAGGCGCTGGCGCGGCGCGGCGTGCCGGTCAAGCCACCCGCGCCGCCGCGCCGTGGCCGTCCGCCGAAGACCGATGCGCAGGACTGATCCGGCGATTGCCGCGCAATCACAAAAGGAGTTTCGACATGCTGCACCTGTTCCTCGACGACCGCCCCTGGTTCCGCGCGAAACGGCGCGGTTATGGCACCGGCCTGCCGATCGCGTGGCAGGGCTGGGCGATGCTGGCGGCGCATATCGCACTCATCACCGGCATTGCGGTGCTGCTGCGCGACCAGCCCGTGGCGCTCACCCTTGCCGTCATCCTCGCCGGGCTGGCGCCGATGCCGCTCTATCGGGCGCGCACCGAGGGCGGCTGGCGCTGGCGTTGATGCGGCGCCGAGGGTTGATGTAGCAGCGGCTTTGGGGTGGGGGGCGGCCATAAAGCCCTCTCCCCTTCAGGGGAGAGGGGGACCATCCAAAACCCTCTCAACTGCGGCTAGGCAGCAAGCTGCCAAGCCTTCGTGTCTCTCCCCTGAAGGGGAGAGAGCCCGAAATGCCAACGGCCACTTCCGGTCGAAACCGGCCGCAACACCGACCATCTTCGCGAACGGCTATCCGCCATGCGCGTCGCGCAGTTCGCGTTTCAGTACCTTGCCGATGGGACTGCGCGGCAGTTCGTCGACTTGCCTGATCGCGCTCAGCCGCTGCGTCTTGCCGACCTTGGCGTTGCACGTCTCGCGCACGCTTTCGGCATCGGCGCCGGGTTTCAGCACGACGAAGGCGACGGGGGTTTCGCCCCATTCCTCGCTGGGCATCCCGACCACGGCCGCCTCGACGACGCGCTCGTCGGCGAGCAAAATGGCCTCAAGGTCGCTCGGAAAGATGTTGAAGCCACCCGAAATGATCATGTCCTTCGCGCGGTCCATCAGCGTCAGGAAACCGTCCTCGTCGATCCGCCCGATATCGCCATGGCGATAGAAGAGCTGTCCCTCGCTGTCGTACCAGTGCATCGCCTTCGTCGCGTCGGGGCGGTTGTTGTACCCGGTCATCATTGCGGGTGAACGGCCGACAATCTCCCCCACCGACCCTTGCGGCAGTTCGTTGCCGTCCTCGTCGATCACCTTGGCGACATGGCCCGGCGCGGGTTTGCCGACGGTGTGCAGCTTGTCAGGGAACTGATGCGCTTCGAGGATGAAGGCCGCGCCGCCTTCGGTCATGCCGTAAATCTCGACCAGCCCACCCGGCCAGCGTTTCAGCACATCGGCCTTGAGCGCCGCTGGAAAAGGCGCCGAGGTGCAGTATTTCATCACGAAGCTCGAAAGGTCGAAGCGGTCGAAATCGTCGAGCGCCATGATGCGGCGATATTGCACCGGCACGAGCATGCAGTTGGTCGCGCGCTCGCGCTCCGCCAGTTCGAGGAAGCCGCGCGCGTCGAACTTTTTCATCAGGACGACCCGTCCGCCCGATCCGACGGTTGGCATGAAACTGGCCATCGTCGTGTTCGAATAGAGCGGCGTCGACAGGATCGTCACTGCGTTCGGGCCATAGGCGGGCGCGCCGCGCTGGATATGCTGCCAGCGCATTGCATGGCTGTGGATGATGCCTTTCGGCGTGCCGGTGGTGCCCGATGAATAGATGATGTTGAAACCGTCGTCGGGGCCGATCGCGGCGGGCTGCGGCGCGGCGTCTGCGGGCGCAATCCAGTCGGTCAGCGGCGTGCCCGCGTCGCCGCCGTCCATCGCGATCAGGTCGCTCGCGGCGATGTCCTGCCCGTCGAGGCTCGCCTTCGCCGCCGTGTCGAGGAACAGGTGGCGCGCCCCGGTGTCGGCGATCATCGCCGCCATCTGTTCGCCCGTCGCGCTGTTGGTGATCAGCCCCGCAACCCCGCCGGCGCGCAGCGTGCCAAGGATCACCGCCATCTGCTCGACGCTGTTCAGGCCCGCGATCGCCGTGCGGTCGCCCTTGACCAAACCGTCCCGTTGCAGGCGCGCGGCGATTCGGTCGGTCAATCGATCGAGGTCGGACCAGGTGAGCCGTCGTTCTGCGTCGGCCGCCGCTACGGCATCGGGACGTTCCGCGGCGTGCGCGCGGACAAGGGCGGGCAGGGTGGCAAAGCCGCTGTCGAGCATTTCGAGACTGGTCATGGCGCATGGGTTAGCACAGTCGAAAGGCGGTGCAACGCCGCCGCCGGTCCCTTCCTTGCCGGACAGGCCGACCGGCGTTGCGTCCGGCAGGGACGAATCGGCGACTTCGAACCTGTCACGCCATCCAGCTTGCTTGACCAAAAGTTTCAGCTTGCTACTCATCTTCGACATAAAGAAACCAGCGATTCCCGGAGATGATGCCCGATGCACCCCTCAGTCCACGCCCGCACCAACCCTGAAAAGGCCGCGATCATCGTCGCCGAGACGGGAGAGGAAATCAGCTATGGCGACCTTGACGCCGCCTCGAACCGCGCC
This DNA window, taken from Sphingopyxis alaskensis RB2256, encodes the following:
- the pspB gene encoding envelope stress response membrane protein PspB → MEEVIIVPIVIGTLFLGLPWLILHYITKWKQAKTLTGEDEQLLDELYDTARRLENRLHTVERIISADHPDFRPAVRSDEELAQLENINRRN
- the pspC gene encoding envelope stress response membrane protein PspC, which translates into the protein MSASRTKFYLDKQNAKWSGVCSGIADYSGIDVLWVRVGAVLLTLMGGFPWTLIAYWMVAWMGSPKPFALYGSQEEAKFWQGVRSNPAASTRDIKSRFRDIDRRLADIELYYTSHNRRLADEIESLR
- a CDS encoding SufE family protein, whose protein sequence is MRSLSDIFEEYEFLDGDDRYRLLIELGRELEPMPDALKTDATLVRGCSASVWVYPVPRDDGRLHFLADSNAAITKGIVALVLAAVQDKPAAEVADMDVAAALAPFDLTRQLSSNRTQGVPNMIALVRDTARRLAAG
- a CDS encoding M20/M25/M40 family metallo-hydrolase — translated: MRNLSLPLALAAALVAAAPAHAKPADAAAAKQILKDSIAIPTVKGRGKVPELAAYYAGVLKAAGYADADIEITPMGETATLAVTLRGTTDKKPILLLGHMDVVEADPKDWTRDPFLPVEEEGYIFGRGSEDNKFDIAMMVATMAQLKRDGFKPKRSIILLLTGDEETEMATTRALAAKYRNAEFALNGDGGGGLIGEDGKPQYYSLQAGEKTYADFTLEVTNAGGHSSRPSPVNAIVQLADALVKVGAYRFRPQVNELTRIGLPIVADRVGGEIGAALKTFAADPTDTKAIATIRADPEYVGQIGTTCVPTLVKGGHAENALPQRATANINCRIFPGVAVEAVRSELERVIADPAVKVLTDPDASASDASPLRADVMAAVKKAVHARAPGLPIIPSMSAGATDSYHFRMNGVPSYGVAGLFSKASDSFAHGLNERVPVAAIAPALAHWDSLLRELSN
- a CDS encoding SPFH domain-containing protein, whose amino-acid sequence is MVESGAPALNRSRETRANTQSGYWMLFIWLVLLGIAVWAAITNANADVVMAWKWIVAATAAVVGTLILCGFYLINPNEAAAIQLFGAYKGTDRQEGLRWVLPWLTRKKIAVRANNVISDKIKVNDLRGNPIEMAAQVVWRVTDTAQALFDVDDYKEFVMAQIEAAVRSIGSRYPYDDIEHQEVTLRGNHEEVGAELRKALIERLTVAGITVDECGLTHLAYAPEIAGAMLRRQQAEAVIAARKKLVEGAVTMVEMALQHLSDKKVVDLDDERKAAMVSNLMVVLCGERDTQPVVNAGSLY
- a CDS encoding class I adenylate-forming enzyme family protein, with the translated sequence MTSLEMLDSGFATLPALVRAHAAERPDAVAAADAERRLTWSDLDRLTDRIAARLQRDGLVKGDRTAIAGLNSVEQMAVILGTLRAGGVAGLITNSATGEQMAAMIADTGARHLFLDTAAKASLDGQDIAASDLIAMDGGDAGTPLTDWIAPADAAPQPAAIGPDDGFNIIYSSGTTGTPKGIIHSHAMRWQHIQRGAPAYGPNAVTILSTPLYSNTTMASFMPTVGSGGRVVLMKKFDARGFLELAERERATNCMLVPVQYRRIMALDDFDRFDLSSFVMKYCTSAPFPAALKADVLKRWPGGLVEIYGMTEGGAAFILEAHQFPDKLHTVGKPAPGHVAKVIDEDGNELPQGSVGEIVGRSPAMMTGYNNRPDATKAMHWYDSEGQLFYRHGDIGRIDEDGFLTLMDRAKDMIISGGFNIFPSDLEAILLADERVVEAAVVGMPSEEWGETPVAFVVLKPGADAESVRETCNAKVGKTQRLSAIRQVDELPRSPIGKVLKRELRDAHGG